The nucleotide window TCGTGGGCATCATCTGGTTCCCGCTGCTCTTCATGTCCCTGGTGCGCTCCGTGGTGGGCGTCGTCAACCACCCCGTCGATGTCACCGTCAACCTCAAGCTGGGGGGGTACGAGGTGAGGACGTGGGGGTGGCTGttggggtgcccagggtggggacaccagcgtgccctgcctggctgacgtccccctgtcccctccagcctctgttcagcaccagctcccagcagcaatACATCCAGCCCTTCACCACCAAGGACTACGAGGAGCTCACCGCAGAGTTTGAGAGCGAGCCGGTAAATCCTCCCTCCTCATCCCTAaaaatccctgctggctgcGTGGGGCAGGTTctggcagagcccccagggctggggctgagctgtgtccctTCTTTGGTGGCAGCTGGCCATGCAGTTCATCACCCTGTACGGCGCAGAGGACATCGTGACGGCGCGCATCGAGGGCAGCTCGGGCTCGCTGTGGAGCATCAGCCCCCCCAGCCGTGAGCAGATGcggctggagctgcagaacgGCTCCTCCGACATCACCGTGCACATCTCCTGGATCTTCCAGAGGTACCTGGGGCACGGCCAGgggagagccagccctgcctgcaccctcTGAGCCTCTCCTGCCCGCAGGGACCTGGGCAAGGGCGGCACGGTGGAGAACGCCTACGGCAAACACATCATCGACCTGGAGCCCGGCACGCCCCAGCGCCTGCAGCTGGCCCAGATgctggatggcagcaggaatGACCCTGTGTGAGTGTCCCTGAGGGGGTGACTGGacccctgtgctcagtgggATGGTGTAACCGCCCCCCACCACTCCATTTTCTTGCAGGTTATTGCCCAAACTCTTCCCCAAATACATCCGGGCGCCCTCTGGACTCGAAGCTGAACCTGtcaagcagctcctgccaggtgGGTGCCAACATGTCCCTCACAAGAAAATCACCACTGGGTGACACCTCTCtgaaggcagggaggaggacaTCAGTCCCAGTGTGTCCCTCGCTAAAAaatcagcactgggagcacacCAGTAGCCGTGCTGGGTGCCAGCCCCTGCAGACAGTGAGGATGTGAGTCCCACTATGTcactccccccaaaaaaaccatccttaagagcagagcagccactgtGACGGTGTCACCCTCTCCAGATGACGTGGACAGCTTCCTGGACGTGGAGGTGCAGCTGAAGCAGGAGCGCAGGGGCTCTGGCCCCGGTGCACACTTTGTGGAGTGGTGGGTGCTGAGGCTGAAGGACGCCCCACCCCAGGAGGGCAACGTGCTCCCCATGATCATCTTCAACGACAAAGTCAGCCCCCCCAGCCTGGGCTTCCTGGCTGGCTACGGGTACGTGCAGGGTGCCAGGGCGAGGGGGGATCCCAGGGAATTGCTGGTGGGATCTtttcctggtgtgaaggacaggtgtctgccaataaaggcagaagcttctctttgaaatggagaatgtaaacgccctccctccaaattattataattttgaaattaagaggatCTCAGGtaaagagatgggaattaggaataacagttctttattaggaaaattaaaatagcaatgcagtattacacagaacaatcccagccctgccagagtcagaatccaagctgacacccgtcagtcagtcagggtgttggcacagtcccattcaatggtggctgcatcctcctgcaggggcagatgtggttcagctggagcagtgctcctggagaaggtgcagtttcctctgaagctccagggatgatgtggaaaggtctggttttcctctggaatccagtggaaagatggacaacttgctgttcaaaatctcagttttgatctgggtaggaaaggcttggctcctcccctggctggagcatctcccagtgggatgatggaattttatcagtcatgccctgggactcactggccatgaacaggagatatctcctggagggaggatgggctgtggaagataaagatgattgcccagctggtttaaagatggcccatgagcagataatgtgtgccaggagatcagggtcactgccccagctggatTTCAGAGATAATGATAGAACACACATTCCTGGCCacatcagcccagcacagatCTCCAGGGGTTTAGGATGTGCCCTCCCCTTGCAGGATCATGGGGCTCTACGTGTCCATCGTGCTGGTGATCGGCAAGTTCGTGCGCGGCTTCTTCAGCGAGATCTCGCACTCCATCATGTTCGACGAGCTGCCCTGCGTGGATCGCAtcctgaagctgtgccaggacatCTTCCTGGTACGGGAGACGGGcgagctggagctggaggaggagctcTACGCCAAGCTCATCTTCCTCTACCGCTCGCCCGAGACCATGATCAAGTGGACACGGGAGAAGGATTAAGgggaagggctgcagccccccctGACAGGGACATCACCGCCAATGCCTTAAGCAGCCcccccagctggggctgcagccagcccgGGAGGCAGTGGGACGTGGGGTTCTGGGCGCTCCCGTGGAGGGAGGATGTGTTTCTGGATGTTTTTCTCTACGTTGCTTTGAAGCCGTCTGACCTGCACAGACCATGTTGTGCCTTCCTGGGAagagggacaggaggtgacCTCCCCCCACCCACTGGGCGCCCCTGGCTGCCAGgtggggattggggatgggTCAAGAGccagcctgtgccctgctccctgctggtcccagccctgctccagaaCCAGGCTGAATTCAAGCAATagcccccccacccccagctccaAGATGGGGGTCCTGGGTTGTGGCCCCCTATGTTTGAGGGGGTCTGGCAGCCCCAGTTGGACTTCAGACACTTGTGACTTcgggtttgttttttttttgttgttttttttttttattaattcaaatGGTTTATTTATACAGATATTGAATAAAACAAACTTGAGGCCTCCCTGGCTGacaggcagctggggcagggaggtgggGTTGACCAGGGACCTGCACCCCAGCCCCCAATAAACAGGGGGTgggggctctccctgcccttggctGGGACAGAAATGGGATATAAAAGCAGCTGCCTGGGTGTCAGGAATCCTCAGCAACCTCTGGGCTATCCCTGAGGAGTGGCAcgtgccccagcagtgccacactggGATGGCGAtgtgtcccctgctgtccccaaccCCTTCAGCTCTTGCTGGACTCCTGgttctcctggtgctgctccatctcagctctgcagggatggacactgggTGGACACAgtcctggggctgagcagggagggaggtgcCCCCACCCTGGTACCTGCGGATCCTGCGCTGGCCCTCGGCGCGCACGTAGGGTGGCAGCGTGTCGAGGGGACCCTGCACGAGAGGGGCTGTGAGCCTGGGGACCCCCACTGCCCTGAGAAccaccccctgcaccccaaacctcacCAGCTCCTTGAAGGTGAGGCGGCAGCTGTAGCACAGCAGGGGGATGTAGGCAGCTTTGCTCTCCACCCTGTGGGACAGGcatggggatgctcagggacagggacactcgGTGGTGCCACTGTGGAATGCTGGAATCCCCCCCCAGCCCACGTGCTCACCCTTCTGCTGGCTCCTCAAAGATCAGAGTGGGCTCCAGAGCCAACTCCTCCTCTGGAAGAGCAAGAGGGTCACTGAGGGTCACAgctgctccccaaatccccctgagccccccagtgccctccccaCTCACCCCCATCAGTGTCCAGGcggcagaggcagaggaggcagcGCTCGGACTCACTGCTGGTCTTggctggctctgggctcagctTCTCCCCAGTCCTGCAGCCAACACAGAGTGAGTGGGTGCACCCCAAtccccccacacccccagtccccccagAAGGACCCCCTACCTGTACACGGTGCTCATGGTGGAGGGGaactcctcctgcagccccagcaggaagCGCTCGACCAGCTGGTGGATGCTGGGCTTCTCCCGGGGCTGTGGGAGCCaacagggagggcagggcaggactggggggtcctgtccctgctgtggggacacagagTGTGGGCTCCCCAGCACGGGACCCCCCCTACCTTGGTGAAGAGGGGTGGCACGGTGACGGTGGGGACGCTGAAGAAGTGGTTGTAGAAGGCGATCTCCTTGGCCGTGTAGTCCCGCATGGGTCTCACCACCATCACGTCGCCGTGGCGCTGGTCCGTGAAGCCCTGTgggtgcagggacagtgccaccacccAGCCATAACCCCACGGTGGCATTGTGTCACCTCTTGggtgtgtccccatccccagctcacCGTGTCCACGGCGAGGAAGGCGCCGCGCCCCAGGGAGAGGTTGGTGAGGAGCTTGATGGCCACGCGCGTGAGGCTGTCACCCATCATCACCTTGGCATAGCCCCTGTCCCGGGCTGTCTGCACGATCAGGTGGGTCCTGGGGATGAGATGACAGCGGATCAGAGCCACCCTGCCTGCTGGCAGCGGTGCTGGCAGCGGGTCAGCCCCTCAccgcagcagctccagcagctcctcccgcGCCGTCGCCGTCCCCGCGGCCTCCAAGCTGCGGAGCAGCTCCTGCGTTTGGGCAGCGTCCGGCAGGCGGGGGGTGGCCGAGGGTCCTGCTggcctgtcctggctgctgtgacCAGGCAGAGAGgtgccactgtccccatcctgccGCTGCTGCTGGATGAAGCTGTCCACAGCCTCCTTGTAGGAAGGGCCGGATGGGTTGGATGTGCTCGTGCGCTCCGGCCCCGGCTGTAGGATGGATGGGGGCAGCTccagtgcctgcagggcagagaggggTACAGGAAGGAGTTGTCCAGATGTGTCCCCTCAGCTCAGCACCCCCTGTCACCCAGTACCTCCTCCAGGTGGATCAGGTGGTAGGGGAAGCCGGTGGCCTGCAGCAGGGTCTCCATCTGGGCCAAGGTCTGCTGCCGCTGCTCCGGGCTCTGCCTGCGCACGGCTCCCTCTGCAAGGCagggggacagtgccagggctgctgccacaTCCCCAACCCTgttcctgggctggcagcaccccagcactggcacgGTGCAGGGGACACTGTGGGAGtagggagtggggctgggaatggggcagggaacAGGTAGTGAGCTGGGAACTGGCAGCGGGACAGGGAACAGACAGTGGGgccaggaatggggcagggaacaggcaacaaggctggaaaggggagggaggcaggggacagggagtggGTTGGAATGGGCAGTTGGACATGGcagggaatgggctgggaatgggcagCTGGAtacagagcagggaatgggctgggaatgggcagttggagcagggaatgggcagCAGGAcacggagcagcagcagggctccctCACCCTCCACGTAGACGAGGCTGGGGACGAAGCGGAGCCTCTTGGCCGCCTCC belongs to Oenanthe melanoleuca isolate GR-GAL-2019-014 chromosome 11, OMel1.0, whole genome shotgun sequence and includes:
- the CTU2 gene encoding cytoplasmic tRNA 2-thiolation protein 2 — encoded protein: MCDAAGDGGGCGADTEPPRRRHAPGDSHPRTCMKCGQGTAALVIRVGDPFCRGCFREYFVHKFRAMLGKNRVIFPGEKVLLAVSGGPASSAMIRQVQEGLSREAAKRLRFVPSLVYVEEGAVRRQSPEQRQQTLAQMETLLQATGFPYHLIHLEEALELPPSILQPGPERTSTSNPSGPSYKEAVDSFIQQQRQDGDSGTSLPGHSSQDRPAGPSATPRLPDAAQTQELLRSLEAAGTATAREELLELLRTHLIVQTARDRGYAKVMMGDSLTRVAIKLLTNLSLGRGAFLAVDTGFTDQRHGDVMVVRPMRDYTAKEIAFYNHFFSVPTVTVPPLFTKPREKPSIHQLVERFLLGLQEEFPSTMSTVYRTGEKLSPEPAKTSSESERCLLCLCRLDTDGEEELALEPTLIFEEPAEGVESKAAYIPLLCYSCRLTFKELGPLDTLPPYVRAEGQRRIRRAEMEQHQENQESSKS